ACTTCAGTTGTTGGTAATGCAGCCTGACGCACACGTTGCATCTGCAAACTGGGCAAATACGTGGCAGGAGACTCAAAGCCCTGTAACGCCCCTTTTATGGTCATCTGGCCCAACACAACTGCTATATTTTCACTGGCCTGAAGCGCAGCCTCTGCGTCTTTCGCATTCACAACAATCAAATAGCGCACATCCGGTGCACCAATGTCATTTCGCAACTGTTCATCAAGAAGTTGGTCAGCTTTAGGCAATGGGCTGAGACTGGATAATTCATCACTCCATAAAGGCCCGCGCTGTGATAAAACGATCAACACCACAAAGGCGCTGGCAACCAACAGCAGCAATGGTATGCGCAAGACTGGCGCGCGCTTGACTAATGCCATCACGGTAGGTGCAACACTGGTAACGGCTCGTGCAGTGAAGCCCTGTGGCAGCAAAGCGGGTAGCACCCAGCGCGTTACTGTCACTGCCACTATTAACCCTACAATGGAGAACATACCTAGCTGGGCAAGCCCGGGAAAGCCCGAAAACAGCATGGCGCTAAAACCACAAATGGATGTCAGCACGCCTAATCTCAATGTTGGCCAAATACGTTTGAAAGTCGTTTTAGGCGCTACTGATGGGGCGATTTGCGTGAATAGATATATGGCATAGTCCACGCCTTCTCCAATAAGCGTAGCGCCAAACCCCAGCGTAATACCATGCACAGAGCCAAATCCCAGACTGACTGCTGCTATCCCCGCAAGCGCACCGCTAGCGACTGGCAACAACCCCAGTATTAATACGCGAAATGATCGATAAACCAGTAATAGCAGGCAAGCAATAAGGACTGTAGCTATCAACGAAAAGCGCCATGCATCGCCCTTGATTCTTTCTCTGGTGCTGACGGAGAATACGCCTGGCCCGCTTAATTGTAACTGCACGCTCGTATCATGCCCGGCTACCCGCGCGAATGTGCTTTGGATTACAGCAATTGCACTTTCCTGGGCATCAATGTCATACCCTGCCGCTTTGGTCTGTAAAACGAGCAAGGCACGTTTGCCTTCTTTTGAAAACCATACCCCTTCTTGCATTGCCGGTCTTGCTTGGCCTTCCAGCTGTTCCAGCAAGCGTATCAATTCACCACTCGGGTCGTCTTTAAGTATCTTCTTAACTAATGTACCTGCGGGGCTGCCAAGCAGTTGCAGAGCTTCTTCCAGGGAATTGCGTAAAGCAGCAACAGAAAAATGCGCTGGTGTAATAGCAGGGCTCAGCAGATAACGGTTTTTCCAGAGGAAATCGTGGTCTTTATCTTCGCCAACATGTTCGCCATTGTTTACAGAAACAAAATCGGCTTGTGTTCTTAACTGTGCTGCCAACTGCTTGCTGGTATTGGCCAATATTTCCGGAGTGGCACCCTCAAGCCCGACCAATATCAAACGTGAAACAACCCCTTCTCGTAACTGCTCCACCAGCACTTGTTGTGCAGGCGTGGGAGATCGTGGCAAAAAAGCTGAAAGATCGGTGCTGAACTCTGTACGGCTAATGACGAAAATGCAAGCGACTATAAAGGCCAGCCAAAGTCCAATGGCCCAACGCGACATTACATTCACGAAGCATCCTCAGTCACTGTCATGACCGACCGATCACCCCCACTCTCGATAATTTCAATAGTGCGCACCCAATTCTTGCTACCGCTGATGTGAATCTCGTCCACTACGGCTCTCATATCAGATTCCACTGGTACCAGTTGCAAACGCCATTGATTGACGTTGCCATCCAGGCTAACTCGATAAAACTTGCTCAGGGTTGGCAGATCACCCGCCAATGTGGAACGAATACCCTCTACAAAAGCCCATATTACAGGGTACTCCTGCAATACAACCGTGCGACGCTGATTTTTTGTCTTGTTTTCAAGGGTCAGTTTATCCTGTTCCAATACCATGCTTTCTGGCTTGGGAAGCAATGTATGTTTTTCCAGATGGCCAGGCGCGGTATAAATCAGCGTACCAGAAAGTTCCAGTGGCGTGCTTAGAATACTCATGTATTTTCGTTCTACAAACGTCCCTTTGGCCACTTTTACGTGACCCAGATTTTGCATGAGCTGCTTTACATCAAGACTGGCAGGCTTCGCTTGTTCCGCGCCTGCCGCAGACATACCCATACCTGCCATCAAAAGACAAACACCCGCCAGAAGAGAACGCATAAAATGTTTATTTCCAGAAATCATAAAAGTTGAACCAGTTATAGGGGAAAAGACGGCAATAGTGTTCAAGCCGCCCTGTATATTGTTTAAGCGCTTGTTCAAGCGCAAACGTACGCTGAGATCGCTCAACCTGTGAAATATCAGCAAACCGTTCGAAATAAATATCATACTGATTGCCACCTTGGTAAAGACCGAACATCAAGACAATAGGCTGTTTAAGCATCATGGCTATACGGAACGGGCCGGTAGACAAATTGGCCTGCTCTCCAAAAAAATCACAAGGTACGGTGCCTTCACCTTCAATGGTTCTATCCGCCAGCATGCCGACAAAGCCCCCGCGAGCCAGAGCATCTTCCACTTTGAACATGGAGTCGATTTTACCCAGCGCGATCACCTGCATCACCAGGTCCGGGTTAATGGCATTCAATACAGCATTCAGTTTTTTAGCGTTTTCTTCATACATCACCATGCTTACGCTGGGTGCTATAGACTCACGACCTAGCGAGCGTATGATTTCGAAACTACCCATATGCGCGCCAAGCAAAAAACATCCCTGCTTACTGGCTATCATGTCATCCATCACTTCCTGACCATGAACACGCACATCGAATAAATCAAACTGATTATTAAACAAAAACACCCGATCAAGAATCGTTGATGCGAAGGCATGCACATGACGAAACAAATCCCTGAGGCCCGGTTTGCGGCCCAATGCCTTCTGCAAATAGTTTCTGGATGCTTTACGGGCATCACCCGAAAAAATCATAAAATACAGACATATAGGATAAAGCAACAGCCGCGCAGCTGAACGCCCCATTTTAAGCGCAACCCAGACGATAAAACGGATCGCCAGCGCGTTGCTGCGTTCCGGGCGCGTTACCCACTCAGGGGCAGAATGTTCTTCTATTATGTCGTCGGCAGGTTGTCGCATTTCACTACACCCGTCAGCACAATGTTTTCACCCACCATGCACTGAAATTTAAACTCGTTTTGCACTGTCGCATCAATCTCAATTTTAAAAAGATCACCAGGCTTTACCGGATGAGAAAATTTGGCTGATTTTATCTTATATGGTGTCAACTGACGATTCAAACTCGCCTCCATTGCCAGCACCACCTCAGCAAGCAGCACCGCCCCGGGAATAATAGGGTTGCCAGGAAAATGCCCAGAGGAAGTGGGATGATCAAACGGGAAAGTTATTTCAATTTTGGCCAATGTTCAAATTCCATTTATATTTCAAGCTCGCTCAACAGTTTCTGGAGCGCTTCTCGCGGTAACTTACCGGTCTGATTGCGCGGCAAAACATCGACAAAGCGAAGCGGCCGGGGTAAAAAAGCTGCATCAATGCGCTGACGCAAAGCTTGCATCAACGCTTCACTGGTCATATCCGGCGCAACCACAAATGCCATAAGCCGGGTTACATCCCCATCTTTATCGTCTGGCATGACAAACACCCCATCCTGCACACCTTCAATCGAATTGAGATGATGATTAAGATTGGCCAATGACGTGCGCTTTCCCGCAATATTGATCAGATCAGCTGTTCTGCCTTGCAGCAAGAATGTCTGCGGGCTATGCAAATCAATCAAGTCATTCAATAAAGTTTCTGTTTCGACATGGCCGCCACTGACCCAGGTTCCTCGTTCATCCTGCCTAAGCATAACACCCTGGAAAGTTCGCCACTCCAAAGTTTGTGCAGTGCGTCGCGTAGCCACTTGCCCCGATTCCGTACAGCCATAAATTTCATATAAAGGGGCACCAAATTGCTTCTCAGCTTCGATAGCCAATTGAGGCACGAGTGGAGCCGTCGCGCAGAGCACAATCTCCACTGGCGGCAAGGCTGCATACTCTGTCATTAATGTCCGCAAGTGAACCGGGGTAGTCACCAACATGCGAGGACGTGGCAACGCATCCAACTGCGTAAAAATATCAGCAGGAAAAAATGGTTTGCCAGCATGCATCGCTAACCCACCTTGCATGGCAATCAGCGCGGTGGACTCCAACCCATACATATGCTGTGGCGGTACAGTTCCTAAAATACTCAATTCAGGTAAAGACATCACGCCAAGTATTTCAGCTGCAGCCCGCGCGCTCCAGACCAATCCACCCCAGGTTTTTCTGTAGGGTAAGGACTCACCGGTTGACCCAGAAGTAAATACAATTGCAGCCAGTTGCGATGAAGGAAAGGAAGGAACTAAATGCTTAGTGGCATTCGTACCAGAAAACTGCGGAAAGCTGACTATTTTCAGTGATAGATGCTCGTTGGCAGTATCAGTTAAACAATACATGCCAGTATATTGCTGGCTCAATTTTTCAATCAGACTAACTGTATGATTGGGGGGCAACAAATTAATCTGTTTGCGTACCAGTGCAGCCGAAAAACCCACAATAAAACGATATCGGTCTGTACACAAATTAAGCAGATATTGTTGCTCAGGAAGCAAAGCCGCTAATTGAGAGACATCCTGCAAAAACTGGTCAACCGTGATTTTACGCCCATCCTGAAAGGCGAATGTATCGCCACCGTTTTTATGGCAGATAAGCGGAAAGGCATCCATCATATTTAACGCGGTTTAGCGCCAGTAGCGGATGAAAAATCTGTATTAAATGCCTGTACAGTCTGTTTTATTGTCACATGAGGGAAATCACGGTAACGCAACACGCGGTAAACATACTCACCAATAAACATGACTATCACCAGCGGGAAATTGATAAAATTGATAAAAAGTGACCATGTTGAAAGGGAAGTGAAATTAAACAACAGGACCGATGTCATGATTTGCCCGATAAAAAATACACACCAGGCGATCGTTACGCCTTTTGTATACGACACCAAACGCGCATCCAGTGTACCGTGAACCCTGCGAGCCAATCGCGTAATCAGCGGTTCTTTACCAGGCAGTAATGTATGTCCAAAAAACCATAACAAAAATAAATTAATAGCCGCATGGGGAATGCCAAAAGCCGCATCAAAATTCAGCAACACATTGCTCCGCAACACAAATATCACAATGGCTGCGGCCAAAAAAACGAATGACCACAAAATCCGGTTTGTAGCATGCTTGATAGTCCAGAAAGCCAAGACAGATAAGGGAACGAGCGCGAGAATAATCCGCAGCAGAACAGCCGTATGGTCCATCATTGCGGCATGAGCCAGCCACGGATAACCGAGACAGGCAAAAATAACAAGCAATTTACCGAGAAAACGGATGCTGCGCATCATCTGCCACAGCCAGCAGTGCTAATGAAACCACGAATAAAACAACATTCCCCAGAATTAATGTTACTCACTGGAGACCCTGTAGCACTCAGTCTTAAAAGGTAATGTATTCATGATAAACAATAGACGTATTTCAATGAAGATCGGAGAGAACTCTGTTCAGTTAAAAATACCGAGGGTAATTCAATTGAACAGAGTGCATTTTACACGCTTTCAATAGGTTATAGAAGTAGCAGACCCAAAGCTGAATGGCTGGAAATTATGCACCAGAAACCACATTACCCGCTTATTCGCTTGCATTAACCCTGGTCTGAGACTGCGCAAATATCCAGGAAATGCCAAGCCCGCCACTCACCGAATACTTCTGTTTCAAGAGTGGGCTATCCTCAAACGCCGCACCACTTAAACTATCTGCCCGCAGGAACATCCCCACCCAAAATTTTGGATAGCGCTTTGAAAGTGCAGCCGTAAACTGTGTACCGCTATACCCACCATGCGCTGTATAGGCTGGGCGATCAGGTGTTGCATACTGGGAATCTACCGAATAAAAATACTCATGATATTTTTTATCTCCAAAAATCGGCCCACCTGACAAGCCCACGTTCCAACCTTCGCCAGATTTCAAATCAAGATTCAATACCGGGCTGAATATCAATCCGGCATTGCGGGTTTGAAAAGACTTTACTGCCTGAATTGATCGCACTGGCAACCTGAGCGTTAATTCATAATCCGACTCCGCGCCTTTAGCCAAAAACACATTGAGCTGAGGGCCGATTTCAAAAGTCGGATCCAGGTTTGGCATGCCCTGGCGCGCTGTATTATTGTCGCTTTTAACCGGTATTGATCCATTCAGACTCACATCCAGTTCTACCTGGTCAGATTTATACAAAAGCCCTCTGATTTTTTGTCGGTCCACCTGTAAAACCTCACCGCGGTATACCACATAGGGAATGGGTAAAATATAAGTTTGCCGCTGATCGGATCCACGATAATCCGGCATACTA
The genomic region above belongs to Sulfurirhabdus autotrophica and contains:
- a CDS encoding COG4648 family protein — its product is MMRSIRFLGKLLVIFACLGYPWLAHAAMMDHTAVLLRIILALVPLSVLAFWTIKHATNRILWSFVFLAAAIVIFVLRSNVLLNFDAAFGIPHAAINLFLLWFFGHTLLPGKEPLITRLARRVHGTLDARLVSYTKGVTIAWCVFFIGQIMTSVLLFNFTSLSTWSLFINFINFPLVIVMFIGEYVYRVLRYRDFPHVTIKQTVQAFNTDFSSATGAKPR
- a CDS encoding hotdog family protein; the protein is MAKIEITFPFDHPTSSGHFPGNPIIPGAVLLAEVVLAMEASLNRQLTPYKIKSAKFSHPVKPGDLFKIEIDATVQNEFKFQCMVGENIVLTGVVKCDNLPTT
- a CDS encoding LpxL/LpxP family acyltransferase; the encoded protein is MRQPADDIIEEHSAPEWVTRPERSNALAIRFIVWVALKMGRSAARLLLYPICLYFMIFSGDARKASRNYLQKALGRKPGLRDLFRHVHAFASTILDRVFLFNNQFDLFDVRVHGQEVMDDMIASKQGCFLLGAHMGSFEIIRSLGRESIAPSVSMVMYEENAKKLNAVLNAINPDLVMQVIALGKIDSMFKVEDALARGGFVGMLADRTIEGEGTVPCDFFGEQANLSTGPFRIAMMLKQPIVLMFGLYQGGNQYDIYFERFADISQVERSQRTFALEQALKQYTGRLEHYCRLFPYNWFNFYDFWK
- a CDS encoding LolA family protein, which codes for MRSLLAGVCLLMAGMGMSAAGAEQAKPASLDVKQLMQNLGHVKVAKGTFVERKYMSILSTPLELSGTLIYTAPGHLEKHTLLPKPESMVLEQDKLTLENKTKNQRRTVVLQEYPVIWAFVEGIRSTLAGDLPTLSKFYRVSLDGNVNQWRLQLVPVESDMRAVVDEIHISGSKNWVRTIEIIESGGDRSVMTVTEDAS
- a CDS encoding MipA/OmpV family protein, translated to MLINNKVLVSILLPLTLLSASAYSAELPLWELGAGAGVVSMPDYRGSDQRQTYILPIPYVVYRGEVLQVDRQKIRGLLYKSDQVELDVSLNGSIPVKSDNNTARQGMPNLDPTFEIGPQLNVFLAKGAESDYELTLRLPVRSIQAVKSFQTRNAGLIFSPVLNLDLKSGEGWNVGLSGGPIFGDKKYHEYFYSVDSQYATPDRPAYTAHGGYSGTQFTAALSKRYPKFWVGMFLRADSLSGAAFEDSPLLKQKYSVSGGLGISWIFAQSQTRVNASE
- a CDS encoding AMP-binding protein — protein: MMDAFPLICHKNGGDTFAFQDGRKITVDQFLQDVSQLAALLPEQQYLLNLCTDRYRFIVGFSAALVRKQINLLPPNHTVSLIEKLSQQYTGMYCLTDTANEHLSLKIVSFPQFSGTNATKHLVPSFPSSQLAAIVFTSGSTGESLPYRKTWGGLVWSARAAAEILGVMSLPELSILGTVPPQHMYGLESTALIAMQGGLAMHAGKPFFPADIFTQLDALPRPRMLVTTPVHLRTLMTEYAALPPVEIVLCATAPLVPQLAIEAEKQFGAPLYEIYGCTESGQVATRRTAQTLEWRTFQGVMLRQDERGTWVSGGHVETETLLNDLIDLHSPQTFLLQGRTADLINIAGKRTSLANLNHHLNSIEGVQDGVFVMPDDKDGDVTRLMAFVVAPDMTSEALMQALRQRIDAAFLPRPLRFVDVLPRNQTGKLPREALQKLLSELEI
- a CDS encoding MMPL family transporter; translation: MSRWAIGLWLAFIVACIFVISRTEFSTDLSAFLPRSPTPAQQVLVEQLREGVVSRLILVGLEGATPEILANTSKQLAAQLRTQADFVSVNNGEHVGEDKDHDFLWKNRYLLSPAITPAHFSVAALRNSLEEALQLLGSPAGTLVKKILKDDPSGELIRLLEQLEGQARPAMQEGVWFSKEGKRALLVLQTKAAGYDIDAQESAIAVIQSTFARVAGHDTSVQLQLSGPGVFSVSTRERIKGDAWRFSLIATVLIACLLLLVYRSFRVLILGLLPVASGALAGIAAVSLGFGSVHGITLGFGATLIGEGVDYAIYLFTQIAPSVAPKTTFKRIWPTLRLGVLTSICGFSAMLFSGFPGLAQLGMFSIVGLIVAVTVTRWVLPALLPQGFTARAVTSVAPTVMALVKRAPVLRIPLLLLVASAFVVLIVLSQRGPLWSDELSSLSPLPKADQLLDEQLRNDIGAPDVRYLIVVNAKDAEAALQASENIAVVLGQMTIKGALQGFESPATYLPSLQMQRVRQAALPTTEVLRENLQLALRELPFQPDLFKPFLENVAQAKTQPLSTRSNLQGTNLALKLDSLLVKRAHGWAAMLSLRGVTDPEAITREIAKLPGPQAIMLDMKYESDQLYQTYRHGALTFSMLGGIAIVILLFANLRSPRRVFEVLAPLAAAVIIVTCVLVLNGHMLSIFHLVGLLLVVAVGSNYSLFFDRPCDTSEDRERMLVSLLFANIATMIGFGLLSFSHVPLLKAIGSTVGMGAILSLVFSAILIVRQENKPIEKAKSKV